From the genome of Abditibacteriaceae bacterium, one region includes:
- the lepA gene encoding translation elongation factor 4: MKIDRIPQSHIRNFSIIAHIDHGKSTLADRMLQMTSAVADRDMKEQMLDSMELERERGITIKASAVRCDYIARDGQKYVLNLIDTPGHVDFSYEVSRSLAACEGALLVVDASQGVEAQTVANAHLAIMGDLTIIPVLNKIDLPGADPDRVIAEIEEIVGLPGEEAVLASGKSGIGVEDIFEAIVERIPAPVGDDNAPLRALIFDSTYDAYRGIIVYVRIFEGTLKAGQWVRLMGGDQKFELTELGVFRPKMTPVDELHAGETGYLIAGIKEVSEVRIGDTVTGLQNPATQALEGYREPKPMVFCGLYPIDSNQFPELRDALDKLRLNDASLTYTADSSPALGFGFRCGFLGLLHMDIIQERLEREYNLSLIGTAPSVVYRIVTTKGEEFEIDNPARMPAPSAIESVSEPMVNCTVIVPPDYVGACLELCQERRGTYKNMEFSSSGGRTTITYDMPLSEMIMDFFDQLKSRTRGYASLDYELGEYKEAPLVKLDILINGEPVDALSFICHKEQAHKRGKVMCEKLKELLTRQMFQIRIQAAVGAKIVASENLSAMRKDVTAKCYGGDISRKRKLLEKQKEGKKRMKQVGNVEIPQEAFLSVLRVND; the protein is encoded by the coding sequence GTGAAAATCGACCGCATTCCGCAAAGCCATATTCGTAACTTTTCGATCATCGCGCACATCGACCACGGCAAGAGCACTCTTGCCGACCGCATGTTGCAGATGACTTCTGCCGTTGCCGACCGCGACATGAAAGAGCAAATGCTCGACTCCATGGAACTGGAGCGCGAGCGCGGCATTACTATCAAAGCCTCCGCCGTTCGCTGCGATTACATCGCCCGCGACGGGCAGAAATACGTTCTCAATCTCATCGACACGCCGGGCCACGTCGATTTTTCCTATGAAGTCTCGCGCTCGCTCGCGGCATGCGAAGGCGCGCTTCTGGTTGTCGACGCGTCGCAGGGCGTTGAAGCGCAAACCGTCGCCAACGCTCATCTCGCCATCATGGGCGATTTGACGATCATTCCGGTTCTCAACAAAATCGACCTTCCCGGCGCCGATCCAGATCGCGTTATTGCCGAAATCGAAGAAATTGTCGGTCTTCCCGGCGAAGAAGCGGTGCTGGCTTCGGGCAAAAGCGGTATCGGTGTCGAAGATATTTTTGAAGCCATCGTCGAGCGGATTCCTGCTCCGGTTGGCGACGACAACGCTCCACTGCGCGCGCTGATTTTCGATTCGACTTACGATGCCTATCGCGGCATCATCGTTTACGTGCGTATTTTTGAAGGCACGCTCAAAGCTGGCCAATGGGTGCGCCTGATGGGCGGCGACCAGAAGTTTGAACTTACAGAACTTGGTGTCTTCCGTCCCAAAATGACGCCGGTCGATGAACTGCACGCGGGTGAAACCGGCTATCTCATCGCGGGCATTAAAGAAGTGTCGGAAGTGCGCATCGGCGACACCGTGACAGGTTTGCAAAATCCGGCAACGCAAGCGCTCGAAGGCTATCGCGAACCCAAGCCGATGGTTTTCTGCGGCCTTTACCCGATTGATTCCAACCAGTTCCCCGAACTGCGCGACGCGCTCGACAAGTTGCGACTTAACGACGCGTCGCTCACCTACACCGCCGATTCGTCGCCCGCTCTGGGCTTTGGCTTCCGCTGCGGCTTTCTTGGCCTGCTCCACATGGACATCATCCAGGAGCGATTAGAGCGCGAATACAATTTGTCGCTCATCGGCACAGCGCCTTCGGTTGTTTACCGAATCGTCACGACCAAGGGCGAAGAATTTGAAATCGACAACCCGGCGCGTATGCCCGCACCCAGCGCAATCGAAAGTGTGTCGGAGCCGATGGTGAATTGCACCGTTATCGTTCCGCCCGATTACGTTGGCGCGTGTCTGGAATTGTGTCAGGAACGGCGCGGCACGTACAAGAACATGGAGTTTTCGAGTTCGGGCGGACGCACCACAATTACCTACGACATGCCGCTTTCGGAAATGATTATGGACTTCTTCGACCAGCTCAAAAGTCGCACGCGCGGTTACGCTTCGCTCGATTACGAACTGGGCGAATACAAAGAAGCACCGCTGGTCAAGCTCGATATTCTGATTAACGGCGAGCCGGTCGATGCGCTGTCGTTTATCTGCCACAAAGAACAGGCGCACAAGCGCGGCAAAGTGATGTGCGAAAAATTGAAAGAACTGCTCACGCGCCAGATGTTCCAGATTCGCATTCAGGCGGCAGTTGGCGCAAAAATCGTGGCTTCAGAAAATCTTTCGGCGATGCGCAAAGATGTAACCGCCAAATGTTACGGCGGCGACATTTCGCGTAAGCGCAAGCTGCTCGAAAAACAGAAAGAAGGCAAGAAGCGGATGAAGCAAGTCGGCAACGTCGAGATTCCGCAGGAAGCCTTCTTGAGCGTCTTGCGCGTCAACGATTGA
- a CDS encoding DUF1559 domain-containing protein translates to MKLSSPSQLRRHQGFTLIELLVVIAIIAILASILFPVFGRARENARRSSCQSNLRQLGMGFSQYTQDYDERLPGATDAANGVGVDGGWIKMTGFGTDQNDGSVSTAAGFSPADGSLYPYVKNTQVYICPSDTRGRAAGSSYAINGCVTEGPYNPPPGTIHVGKNIAVFEETSKWMLLAEEGSANVSITPEGHPQTSTDDAFINIAYAHSYATRHFSGMNLVFLDGHVKWYDWQEVKRQGFIVGGKHAVTTTQTNCD, encoded by the coding sequence ATGAAACTCTCTTCTCCTTCACAATTACGACGGCATCAGGGCTTTACCCTCATCGAACTTCTTGTTGTAATCGCGATAATTGCGATCCTCGCCTCGATTCTCTTCCCCGTGTTTGGCCGCGCGCGTGAAAATGCGCGCCGCAGCAGTTGCCAGAGTAATTTGCGGCAGCTTGGCATGGGCTTCTCGCAATACACGCAGGATTACGACGAGCGCCTGCCGGGCGCTACCGACGCGGCTAACGGCGTCGGTGTTGATGGTGGCTGGATTAAGATGACCGGTTTTGGCACTGATCAAAACGATGGCTCGGTCAGTACCGCAGCTGGCTTCTCCCCTGCCGATGGGTCGCTGTATCCGTATGTAAAGAACACACAAGTCTATATTTGCCCCTCCGACACGCGCGGTCGTGCCGCCGGAAGCTCCTACGCCATCAATGGTTGCGTAACCGAGGGTCCATACAACCCACCGCCAGGCACGATCCATGTCGGAAAGAACATCGCCGTTTTTGAAGAAACATCGAAGTGGATGCTGTTGGCTGAAGAAGGTTCGGCCAACGTATCGATAACGCCCGAAGGGCATCCACAAACTTCAACAGACGATGCGTTTATAAATATTGCGTATGCTCACTCTTATGCAACACGACACTTTAGCGGTATGAACTTGGTTTTCCTTGATGGTCACGTCAAATGGTACGACTGGCAGGAAGTGAAAAGGCAAGGCTTTATCGTGGGCGGTAAGCACGCCGTTACTACAACCCAAACCAACTGCGATTAA
- a CDS encoding DUF1559 domain-containing protein has product MNTSSFRARSGVRAGFTLVEMLIVIAVIAILAAILFPVFGRVRERGRTIACNSNMKQLAMAFQQYAQDANDRLPGATDGPDGSGKYGGWIRYEDFGRKGAKNFNVDEGSLFTYVKSKDVYLCASDGEGKITGLSYAINACASQQNRDMTTGARTIDGYSKGKKISTIKNPTMFMILTEEARPGTGDGGANLDTSSTDDGYYNSVRPPDPANYENFLATRHQDGGNVAFLDGHVKWYKREMIKDQKFQIGGEGDLAKGCPEFQKIP; this is encoded by the coding sequence ATGAATACATCGTCTTTCCGCGCTCGCTCCGGCGTGCGCGCCGGTTTTACACTCGTCGAAATGCTTATCGTCATCGCGGTGATTGCGATTCTCGCCGCGATTCTTTTTCCGGTATTTGGCCGCGTCCGCGAGCGTGGACGTACGATTGCTTGCAATAGCAACATGAAGCAATTGGCGATGGCTTTTCAGCAATACGCCCAAGACGCTAACGATCGTTTGCCCGGCGCGACCGATGGGCCGGACGGCTCGGGAAAATACGGAGGCTGGATTAGGTACGAAGATTTTGGGCGCAAAGGAGCGAAGAACTTTAACGTCGATGAAGGTTCGCTTTTCACCTATGTAAAAAGCAAAGATGTTTACCTGTGTGCTTCGGATGGCGAAGGGAAAATCACTGGCCTTTCCTACGCGATTAACGCCTGCGCTTCGCAGCAAAACCGTGACATGACCACCGGTGCCCGAACCATTGATGGCTACTCGAAAGGCAAGAAAATCTCCACCATCAAAAACCCGACGATGTTCATGATACTGACCGAAGAGGCGCGACCAGGCACCGGAGACGGGGGAGCCAACCTCGACACATCGTCCACCGACGATGGTTACTACAACAGTGTGCGTCCTCCCGACCCGGCAAATTACGAAAACTTCCTTGCAACGCGCCATCAGGATGGCGGCAATGTCGCGTTTCTCGACGGTCATGTGAAATGGTATAAGCGGGAAATGATTAAAGACCAAAAATTTCAAATTGGTGGCGAGGGCGATTTAGCCAAAGGTTGCCCCGAGTTCCAGAAAATTCCGTAA
- the ribD gene encoding bifunctional diaminohydroxyphosphoribosylaminopyrimidine deaminase/5-amino-6-(5-phosphoribosylamino)uracil reductase RibD: MKILTDDDGMRAALAWSAKGRGRTSPRPSVGSVLVRDGEILGGGHTQPGDGNPHAEVMALRAVREAGLSPAGATAYVTLEPCSHVGTTPPCTVALKEAGIVRVVTGVRDPNAAVDGRGFEFLRAAGIEVREAVLEIECARAQDHFLTHIFYSRPFVTVKLAATLDGRIAAADGSSQWISGESARAHVHALRADHDAVLCGIETVLQDNARLSVRGVETPKQPLRVVLDSHARLAEFDGEIFAQDAPLLVAVSSEAASDAREKLQSKGATTVEIDRTSHGLDLSHLLRELYAHGVYSVFVEGGARVATSFLRADLCDKVEWFSSPVLLGNGRSALEDFGVSTLGEAIRLRDVQTQTFENDVLISGYTRALPGTRDFQAPH; this comes from the coding sequence ATGAAAATCCTCACCGATGATGATGGAATGCGCGCGGCTCTCGCGTGGAGCGCGAAGGGACGCGGACGCACATCGCCGCGCCCGTCGGTTGGCTCCGTTCTGGTGCGCGATGGTGAGATTCTAGGCGGCGGACACACGCAGCCCGGCGATGGAAATCCGCACGCCGAAGTCATGGCGCTGCGTGCGGTGCGTGAAGCGGGCCTTTCGCCCGCAGGCGCTACGGCGTATGTGACGCTGGAACCGTGTTCGCATGTCGGTACTACGCCGCCGTGTACAGTCGCGCTCAAAGAAGCGGGCATTGTGCGCGTCGTGACTGGAGTGCGCGATCCCAACGCTGCTGTTGATGGCCGTGGTTTCGAGTTTCTGCGTGCTGCTGGCATTGAAGTGCGTGAAGCCGTTCTTGAAATCGAATGTGCGCGCGCGCAAGACCACTTTCTTACACATATTTTCTATTCGCGCCCGTTTGTCACGGTGAAATTGGCGGCAACTCTCGATGGCCGCATCGCCGCTGCCGACGGCTCGTCGCAGTGGATTTCGGGTGAAAGCGCGCGCGCGCACGTTCATGCGCTGCGCGCCGATCACGACGCGGTTTTGTGCGGCATCGAAACCGTGTTGCAAGATAATGCGCGCCTTTCGGTGCGCGGTGTCGAAACGCCGAAACAACCGCTGCGAGTCGTTCTCGATTCGCACGCGCGACTGGCCGAATTTGACGGCGAAATTTTCGCGCAGGACGCGCCGCTGCTTGTTGCCGTCAGCAGCGAAGCAGCGTCGGACGCGCGCGAAAAGTTACAAAGCAAGGGCGCGACTACGGTTGAAATCGACCGTACTTCTCATGGCCTCGATTTATCGCATTTGCTGCGCGAGCTTTATGCGCATGGCGTGTATAGTGTTTTTGTGGAAGGCGGCGCGCGTGTAGCGACGAGTTTCTTGCGCGCCGATTTGTGCGATAAAGTCGAGTGGTTTTCATCGCCAGTTTTGTTGGGAAACGGGCGCAGTGCGCTGGAAGATTTCGGTGTTTCCACGCTGGGTGAAGCGATTCGCTTGCGCGATGTTCAAACTCAAACCTTTGAAAATGATGTTCTCATTTCGGGTTATACCCGCGCATTGCCCGGAACGCGCGATTTTCAAGCACCTCATTGA
- a CDS encoding riboflavin synthase, with translation MFTGLVETVGTIAHIEERGDARRFVIDVAAGYLADCELGESISVNGCCLTVVEFNSTSFAVEAIEETLRRTTFGERSEGTRVNLERAMRANARFGGHIVQGHVDGVGVVAAVRDEGEGIWTTFEPPFEMMKYIVEKGSICIDGVSLTVANVAYRKFSVALIPHTREVTNANEWIEGAKVHLEVDVIAKYVERLTQWTRAET, from the coding sequence ATGTTTACAGGTTTAGTGGAAACGGTCGGCACAATTGCGCACATCGAAGAACGGGGCGACGCGCGCCGTTTCGTCATTGATGTGGCAGCAGGTTACCTCGCTGATTGCGAACTGGGCGAAAGCATTTCGGTTAATGGCTGCTGTCTCACCGTCGTCGAATTCAACAGCACTTCATTTGCCGTTGAAGCCATTGAAGAAACCCTGCGCCGCACGACTTTCGGCGAAAGAAGTGAAGGGACGCGCGTTAATTTGGAGCGCGCGATGCGGGCGAATGCGCGTTTCGGCGGACATATTGTGCAGGGCCATGTCGATGGCGTCGGCGTTGTCGCTGCGGTGCGTGACGAAGGCGAAGGCATCTGGACAACCTTCGAGCCGCCGTTCGAGATGATGAAATACATCGTCGAGAAAGGCTCGATTTGTATCGATGGCGTTTCACTCACAGTGGCGAATGTCGCCTATCGCAAGTTCAGCGTTGCCCTTATTCCGCACACGCGTGAAGTCACCAATGCCAACGAATGGATTGAAGGCGCAAAAGTACATCTTGAAGTCGATGTTATCGCGAAATACGTTGAGCGATTAACACAATGGACACGAGCCGAAACATAG
- a CDS encoding bifunctional 3,4-dihydroxy-2-butanone-4-phosphate synthase/GTP cyclohydrolase II, whose translation MKETTSIEAALEDLRAGKFVLVTDDESRENEGDLVMAAEFVDAKAMNFMLRHARGMICIPMEGERLDALDLEPMVSRNTDRRSTAYAVSVDARVGTTTGVTASDRARAVEVLINPKSRPEDLMRPGHTFPLRARQGGVLVRAGHTEAAVDLCRLAKLYPAAVICEVMNEEGESARGPELQQLADEFDLKIITIEDLIRYRRRTEKLVRRVAEARLPTAFGEFRAIGYESVLDGTPYVALVKGEIKPEEPVLVRVHSGCLTGDALLSLRCDCGEQLHAAMNRIDEEGSGVLLYIDHHEGRGIGILNKLRAYALQDKGADTEQANHALGFAGDLREYGTGAQVLTDLGVKQMRLLTNNPAKRVGLDGYGLHIVERVPLQPTIHDENRFYLDTKRLKMGHLLDESNGAPEIDEQVESADAL comes from the coding sequence ATGAAAGAAACAACCTCAATTGAAGCTGCGTTGGAAGATTTGCGCGCGGGCAAATTTGTTCTCGTCACCGACGACGAAAGCCGCGAAAACGAAGGCGATTTGGTGATGGCCGCTGAATTTGTCGATGCCAAAGCGATGAACTTTATGCTGCGCCACGCGCGCGGCATGATTTGCATTCCGATGGAAGGCGAACGGTTGGATGCGCTCGATTTGGAGCCGATGGTTTCGCGCAACACCGACCGCCGCAGCACCGCGTATGCGGTTTCGGTTGATGCGCGCGTTGGCACCACAACGGGCGTTACGGCCAGCGACCGCGCGCGCGCCGTCGAAGTGTTGATTAACCCGAAATCGCGCCCCGAAGACCTGATGCGCCCTGGCCACACCTTTCCACTTCGTGCGCGGCAAGGTGGCGTCCTCGTGCGCGCAGGACACACCGAAGCCGCCGTTGATTTGTGCCGTTTGGCCAAGCTTTATCCCGCTGCCGTGATTTGCGAAGTGATGAACGAAGAAGGCGAAAGCGCACGCGGCCCCGAGTTGCAACAACTGGCCGATGAATTCGACCTGAAAATCATCACGATTGAGGACCTTATTCGCTATCGGCGCAGAACCGAAAAGCTGGTGCGACGCGTAGCGGAAGCGCGTCTGCCAACGGCGTTCGGCGAATTTCGCGCGATTGGATACGAAAGCGTGCTCGACGGCACGCCGTATGTGGCTCTGGTGAAAGGCGAAATCAAGCCCGAAGAACCGGTTCTAGTGCGTGTGCATTCGGGTTGTCTCACTGGCGATGCGCTTCTGTCTCTACGCTGCGATTGCGGCGAGCAACTTCACGCCGCGATGAACCGCATCGACGAAGAAGGCTCGGGCGTTTTACTTTATATCGACCATCATGAGGGGCGCGGTATCGGCATTTTGAACAAACTGCGCGCCTACGCGCTGCAGGACAAAGGCGCTGATACCGAGCAGGCGAATCACGCGCTCGGTTTTGCGGGCGACCTGCGCGAATACGGAACAGGTGCGCAGGTTCTTACCGATTTGGGCGTGAAGCAGATGCGACTGCTTACTAATAATCCGGCGAAGCGCGTCGGGTTGGACGGCTATGGTTTGCACATCGTGGAGCGCGTGCCGTTGCAACCAACGATTCACGATGAGAATCGATTCTATCTTGATACCAAGCGCTTAAAGATGGGGCACTTGCTGGACGAAAGCAATGGCGCGCCCGAAATTGATGAGCAAGTCGAATCTGCCGACGCACTTTAA
- the ribE gene encoding 6,7-dimethyl-8-ribityllumazine synthase, translating into MKTHEGTLVATDARIAFVVARFNDFITERLLEGALQTLKQHGGDAEKCEVARVPGAFELPIVARALAKTGRFDAVVCLGCVIKGATDHYDYVCGQTASGIMSAGLDTDVPVIFGVLTTNSIEQAIERAGTKAGNKGTDAVLAAIETANVLRSIGK; encoded by the coding sequence ATGAAAACACACGAAGGAACCTTAGTCGCAACCGATGCACGCATCGCGTTTGTCGTCGCGCGCTTTAACGACTTCATCACTGAGCGGCTTTTGGAAGGCGCGCTGCAAACTTTGAAGCAGCACGGCGGCGACGCCGAAAAGTGCGAAGTCGCGCGCGTGCCCGGCGCATTTGAATTGCCAATTGTCGCGCGCGCACTGGCAAAAACCGGACGGTTCGATGCGGTTGTTTGCCTCGGCTGCGTCATCAAAGGCGCGACCGATCATTACGATTATGTCTGCGGCCAAACCGCAAGCGGCATCATGAGCGCTGGCCTTGATACCGATGTGCCGGTGATTTTCGGCGTTCTCACCACCAATTCGATAGAGCAAGCGATTGAACGCGCGGGTACAAAAGCCGGCAACAAGGGCACCGACGCTGTTCTGGCTGCAATTGAGACTGCCAACGTGCTGCGCTCAATCGGCAAGTAA
- a CDS encoding Gfo/Idh/MocA family oxidoreductase, whose product MSGTLKWGIIGGGLMGREFASALGRWFALADDDLPAAQLVAVCDLNPAAREWFRRVPTVTQITDSADELLANPEVDAVYVALPHNLHRDFYLKALRAGKDLLAEKPFGIDLQAAQEVRDEAAKLGRFVRCSSEIPFFPGGQRVWKALSQNLDSFGRILEIRAGFHHSSDLDATKAANWKRQNSTCGENGVLNDLGMHVAHLPLRLGWTPQRVYAQLQKGYATRPDGKGGETTCDTWDNALLHCDVEIGGENVPMRWEMKRLAPTETNTWFIEVLGTQGGIRFSTKEPKTLYLFQNGKEQSWNAIDLGHQSAFSTVTGGIFEFGFPDSILQMLASFAAERAGVLGSRFGMATPDEAVISQQVWAAALESSQQKRAVEVAR is encoded by the coding sequence ATGAGCGGCACACTTAAATGGGGCATTATCGGTGGTGGCCTGATGGGACGAGAATTCGCTTCGGCGCTCGGGCGCTGGTTCGCGCTCGCCGATGACGATTTGCCCGCTGCGCAGCTTGTCGCCGTCTGCGATTTAAATCCGGCGGCGCGTGAATGGTTCCGGCGTGTTCCTACCGTCACACAAATTACCGATTCCGCCGATGAACTCTTGGCAAACCCCGAAGTCGATGCGGTTTACGTCGCCCTTCCGCACAATTTGCATCGCGATTTTTACCTCAAAGCGTTGCGCGCAGGCAAAGATTTGTTAGCCGAGAAGCCATTCGGTATCGACCTCCAAGCCGCACAAGAAGTGCGCGACGAAGCCGCGAAACTGGGCCGATTCGTGCGCTGCTCATCGGAGATTCCTTTTTTTCCAGGCGGTCAGCGTGTCTGGAAAGCGTTGTCGCAAAATCTCGATTCCTTCGGGCGTATTTTGGAGATTCGCGCCGGTTTTCATCACTCGTCCGATTTAGACGCGACCAAGGCCGCGAACTGGAAGCGACAGAATTCGACGTGTGGCGAAAACGGCGTGCTCAACGATTTGGGAATGCACGTCGCGCATTTGCCGCTGCGTCTCGGCTGGACGCCGCAGCGGGTTTACGCGCAGTTACAAAAAGGCTACGCGACCCGTCCCGACGGCAAAGGCGGCGAAACGACGTGCGATACATGGGATAACGCGCTGCTACATTGCGACGTTGAAATTGGCGGCGAAAACGTGCCGATGCGCTGGGAAATGAAACGGCTCGCCCCAACCGAAACCAACACATGGTTTATCGAGGTGCTTGGTACACAAGGCGGCATTCGCTTTTCAACCAAAGAGCCGAAAACGCTTTACCTGTTTCAGAATGGTAAAGAGCAAAGCTGGAATGCCATCGATTTGGGGCATCAGTCGGCGTTCTCGACAGTTACTGGCGGCATTTTTGAATTCGGCTTTCCCGATTCTATTTTGCAAATGCTGGCGAGCTTTGCTGCCGAACGCGCGGGCGTTCTGGGAAGTCGCTTTGGTATGGCAACGCCCGATGAAGCCGTTATCAGTCAACAGGTCTGGGCGGCGGCGTTAGAAAGTTCGCAGCAAAAACGCGCCGTTGAAGTGGCGCGATAA
- a CDS encoding carbohydrate kinase family protein — MSTHSPVTGAAEVVCLGILVADVIGRPIDAAPARGALQLVSSITPHIGGCAANTGIGLQMLGVPTAVVGKVGRDGFGDFVRSDLENRGVSAQVIEDETAPTSATMVLVSSDAERSFLHCTGANATFSFDDFDETLLDGARLLHIAGHGLMPRFDGDDCARLLQMAREKGVLTCLDTAGAPDNEWRENLRLCLPHLDYFVPSLHEVAGMFPDVRSPQDIARRLREAGVGVVALKMGEVGSYVTDGHENHIVPPFSVAAVDATGAGDAFAAGFLAGVLRGLDLRGCAQLGNAAGALCVTEVGTVAGYQSFDDTLQFIQEHS; from the coding sequence ATGAGCACACATTCCCCCGTAACAGGCGCTGCAGAAGTCGTGTGCCTGGGAATCCTCGTCGCCGATGTCATTGGTCGGCCTATTGATGCCGCGCCTGCACGCGGTGCTCTGCAGCTGGTTTCCAGCATTACGCCGCATATCGGTGGCTGTGCGGCGAATACCGGAATTGGCTTACAAATGCTGGGCGTGCCGACCGCAGTTGTCGGCAAAGTCGGGCGCGATGGCTTTGGTGATTTCGTGCGCAGCGACCTGGAAAACCGAGGCGTATCTGCGCAGGTAATCGAAGATGAAACGGCGCCCACTTCAGCGACCATGGTTCTTGTTTCCTCTGATGCCGAGCGCTCGTTTCTGCATTGCACAGGGGCAAACGCAACCTTTTCCTTCGATGACTTCGACGAAACGCTGCTCGATGGCGCGCGGTTGTTGCACATCGCCGGACACGGCCTGATGCCGCGCTTCGACGGCGACGACTGCGCGCGTTTGCTTCAAATGGCGCGCGAAAAAGGTGTGCTGACATGTCTCGACACAGCGGGCGCGCCGGATAACGAGTGGCGCGAAAACCTGCGCCTGTGCCTCCCCCACCTCGATTATTTTGTCCCGAGCCTGCACGAAGTCGCGGGCATGTTTCCCGACGTGCGCTCGCCGCAAGACATTGCGCGGCGGCTACGTGAAGCGGGCGTTGGTGTTGTCGCTCTCAAGATGGGCGAGGTTGGCTCTTACGTCACCGATGGTCACGAAAACCACATCGTCCCGCCGTTTTCGGTTGCAGCCGTGGATGCCACCGGCGCGGGCGATGCGTTCGCTGCCGGCTTTCTGGCGGGCGTGCTGCGCGGCCTCGACCTGCGCGGCTGTGCGCAACTCGGCAATGCGGCGGGCGCGCTTTGTGTCACCGAAGTCGGAACTGTTGCCGGTTATCAATCGTTCGACGACACCCTTCAATTTATTCAGGAACATTCATGA
- a CDS encoding DeoR/GlpR family DNA-binding transcription regulator has translation MFAQERHQAISDLLERQHKATVAELQSALGASPATLRRDLAELETGGKVIRVRGAVVHPAYFRGEPTLAQKSRAASGAKRDIAAAAASLVTPGSTVFIDAGSTCLALGQLLLTRSDVTIVTHSLPLVALAAQEKVAAKVICLGGEVRAVSGALVDSLSLAWLKHMYADWCFIGASGLSANEGASTTELREAAMKQALLQRAKHKVLLADERKWDKPATVLFAPWNEFEAWVTDADPVAVRAVKKLGPRVLSVRKEQRQNG, from the coding sequence ATGTTTGCTCAAGAGCGCCATCAGGCGATTAGTGATTTATTAGAGCGTCAGCACAAAGCGACTGTTGCAGAATTGCAGAGCGCGCTTGGCGCCTCGCCTGCAACATTACGTCGCGATCTGGCCGAACTTGAAACCGGCGGCAAGGTGATTCGCGTGCGGGGTGCGGTTGTGCATCCGGCGTATTTTCGAGGCGAGCCGACGCTCGCGCAAAAGAGCCGAGCGGCTTCGGGTGCCAAACGCGATATCGCCGCAGCTGCCGCGTCGCTGGTGACACCGGGCAGCACGGTATTTATCGACGCCGGTTCGACGTGCCTTGCACTGGGACAACTGTTGTTGACACGCTCCGACGTAACAATCGTGACGCATTCGCTGCCTCTGGTAGCGCTTGCGGCGCAGGAAAAAGTCGCGGCAAAAGTGATTTGTCTGGGTGGAGAAGTGCGTGCGGTTAGCGGTGCGCTTGTCGATTCTCTTTCGCTGGCGTGGCTCAAACACATGTATGCGGACTGGTGTTTTATCGGTGCTTCAGGCTTGAGCGCAAACGAGGGCGCATCGACGACGGAACTGCGCGAAGCAGCCATGAAACAAGCGTTGCTCCAACGTGCAAAGCACAAAGTGCTTCTTGCGGATGAGCGCAAATGGGACAAGCCAGCCACAGTACTTTTCGCTCCTTGGAACGAATTCGAAGCCTGGGTGACAGATGCTGACCCGGTCGCAGTTCGGGCGGTCAAAAAATTAGGGCCGCGCGTCCTTTCGGTGCGCAAGGAGCAGAGGCAAAACGGATGA